Proteins from a genomic interval of Labrus mixtus chromosome 24, fLabMix1.1, whole genome shotgun sequence:
- the trak2 gene encoding trafficking kinesin-binding protein 2 isoform X4 encodes MPVLNIHNEEVYDDFAVEAYFALEPSSYPHPGSQSLSKVLSGDRVEQMTKTYNDVEVVTHLLAERDRDLELAARIGQSLLQRNHLLQERNEALEEQLAQTLDQVHQVQHELSKKDELLRMVSSATEESETDSSASTPLRQPPLPGSTTATAALSQLESLHGKLQDLEEENLMLRSEACQLKRDTICFEEKEQQLVSDCVKELRESNGQMVSLTEELSQKNEELLRHQEEIAQLLSQIVELQHRVKELALEKEELRIHLQASKDAQRQLTAELDELADRNAECLEMLHESQEVIRELRNKNNPSAGMRRHLSYGLSSYPMDSLAAEIEGTMRRELSVEEESTFKDQRVSQKRVFQTVRSINASASTSRPASATPPIPGSGQSSLVMTAQPFQSNQRYVQNNLASCSALTFFSNFLIYLCLFFAREEVRLGQPGCPGGNDLNRALHRLSLRRQNFLCERQFFQAEREKKLHALAGAEADGGEGSGYSSPMGSVHSSFSNLSELSFGSCIFKTFLPEKLQIVKPMEGSLTLHHWQQLAQPHLATILDPHPGVVTKGFCPLAQDAVYRLSDMEEDVEEEEEEEELRRISDVEKGAAEQGKEDEDEEEEEGGITFKVHCSSTPEERRDRKQPVSPLPVLPVSPTLTTSPRTPASSPSTRSDLCLTPASCPITEKSSQSAQPIPVACTAVVQSQIITSTSTTTSSSVHHPGKCQSSTFSTYTFTTCRILHPSDVTQVTTSSQSSIMANTPSSMRTGPSTPVTPCRLSLGDSFPPRRAPAAPCGLAKLVLERGISAQISTDTPPPSPKPTARQPLFRLLPSTPPNSPSHSPTPSPVPTESRQHSADNFLASRPAELFLQDVYGLNLGRAPHPDLPSPNQEIPVHAPPPKPGRARPDPGNVGLVERLRRLGFTKVLQGVESDASVPRQDSSTFVSASGGSLLDGLRRNQSLPAMIGARAGKSASIPTPPPHPTTLALPPPSWGNLKERRRHLGSLSHASSSSAKR; translated from the exons ATGCCGGTTTTAAACATCCACAATGAGGAGGTTTACGACGACTTCGCGGTGGAAG cgTATTTTGCTTTGGAGCCATCCTCTTATCCCCACCCCGGCTCTCAGAGCCTCTCCAAAG TTCTTAGCGGGGACCGCGTGGAGCAGATGACCAAGACGTACAATGACGTTGAAGTGGTCACACACCTTTTGGCTGAG CGGGACAGAGACTTGGAACTGGCAGCTAGGATTGGTCAGTCCCTGCTGCAAAGGAACCACCTGCTGCAGGAACGCAACGAGGCCTTAGAGGAACAGCTGGCACAAACCCTGGACCAG GTTCATCAGGTGCAGCATGAGCTCAGTAAGAAGGACGAGTTACTGCGGATGGTGTCCAGCGCCACGGAGGAGAGCGAGACCGACTCCAGTGCCTCCACGCCCCTGCGGCAGCCTCCGCTGCCAGGGTCAACCACCGCCACCGCAGCACTCAGCCAGCTGGAGTCTCTGCACGGCAAGTTGCAGGATCTGGAGGAGGAGAACCTGATGTTGAGGTCTGAG GCATGTCAACTCAAGAGAGACACCATATGCTTTGAAGAGAAGGAGCAGCAGCTCGTAAGCGACTGTGTCAAGGAGCTCC gtgaGTCCAACGGCCAGATGGTTTCTCTGACGGAAGAATTGTCTCAGAAGAACGAGGAGCTGCTCAGACACCAGGAGGAAATCGCTCAGCTGCTCTCCCAGATAGTAGAGCTGCAACACAGAGTGAAAGAg CTGGCTCTGGagaaggaggagctgaggatccACCTGCAGGCCTCCAAAGATGCTCAGAGACAGCTCACAGCAGAG CTGGACGAGTTGGCCGACAGGAATGCCGAGTGTTTGGAGATGCTCCATGAATCCCAGGAGGTGATCAGAGAGCTGCGCAATAAAAACAATCCCTCTGCCGGCATGCGGAGGCACCTCTCCTACGGCCTCTCCTCCTACCCCatg gactCCTTAGCTGCAGAGATCGAGGGCACCATGAGAAGAGAGCTGAGTGTTGAGGAGGAGAGCACCTTTAAGGACCAAAG AGTATCTCAGAAACGAGTTTTCCAAACAGTCCGCTCCATCAACGCCTCGGCCTCAACATCACGTCCAGCTTCAGCCACGCCTCCTATCCCGGGCTCAGGTCAGAGCTCCCTGGTGATGACCGCCCAGCCTTTCCAGTCCAATCAGAGGTACGTTCAAAACAACCTTGCTTCATGTTCTGCACTTACATTTTTCAGcaattttttgatttatttatgtcttttttttgcaaggGAGGAGGTGCGACTGGGGCAGCCGGGCTGTCCAGGTGGGAACGACCTCAACAGAGCGCTGCATCGCCTGTCCCTGCGGCGGCAGAACTTCCTGTGCGAGCGTCAGTTTTTCCAGGCGGAGCGCGAGAAGAAGCTGCATGCGCTGGCGGGAGCGGAGGCGGACGGCGGAGAGGGCAGCGGTTACAGCTCGCCGATGGGCAGCGTGCACTCCTCGTTCTCCAACCTGTCCGAGCTCTCGTTCGGCTCCTGCATTTTCAAAACCTTCCTGCCCGAGAAGCTTCAGATCGTCAAACCCATGGAAG GTTCACTGACGCTTCATCACTGGCAGCAGCTAGCCCAACCACACCTTGCCACCATCTTGGACCCCCACCCTGGAGTGGTGACCAAGGGTTTCTGCCCGTTGGCTCAGGATGCAGTCTACCGCCTGTCTGACATGGAGGAGgacgtggaggaggaggaggaggaggaggagctcagaAGGATCAGCGATGTGGAGAAGGGGGCGGCTGAGCAGGGAAAGgaagatgaggacgaggaggaggaggaaggcggGATCACCTTTAAGGTGCACTGTTCTTCAACGccggaggagaggagagacaggaagcagccGGTGTCACCTCTACCCGTCCTGCCTGTCTCCCCAACCCTGACGACATCACCTCGAACACCCGCCTCTTCCCCCTCCACCAGATCAGACCTCTGCCTCACCCCTGCATCCTGTCCTATAACTGAGAAATCCAGCCAATCAGCTCAGCCCATTCCAGTAGCCTGCACAGCCGTGGTCCAATCACAAATTATCACCTCAACATCTACAACAACGTCTTCCTCTG TCCACCATCCAGGGAAGTGTCAGAGCTCCACCTTCTCCACCTACACCTTTACAACCTGTCGCATCCTGCACCCTAGTGATGTCACACAAGTCACCACCAG TTCTCAGTCGTCCATCATGGCCAACACACCCAGCTCCATGAGAACAGGTCCCAGCACCCCTGTGACGCCTTGCAGACTGAGCCTGGGCGACTCCTTCCCCCCTCGTCGGGCTCCTGCCGCCCCATGCGGTCTGGCCAAGCTGGTCCTGGAGAGAGGCATTTCTGCACAAATCTCCACCGAcactcctcctccatcccccaAACCCACAGCGCGGCAGCCTCTCTTCCGCCTCCTCCCGAGCACGCCCCCTAACTCGCCTTCCCACTCACCCACTCCCTCCCCGGTGCCCACAGAGTCCCGCCAGCACTCAGCTGATAACTTCTTAGCCTCGCGGCCCGCTGAGCTTTTTCTCCAGGACGTTTACGGGTTAAATCTCGGTCGCGCTCCACACCCTGACCTACCGAGCCCGAACCAGGAAATCCCAGTCCATGCCCCGCCCCCTAAGCCAGGCCGAGCGAGGCCTGACCCAGGCAATGTCGGCCTTGTGGAGAGGCTGCGACGACTCGGCTTCACCAAGGTTCTCCAGGGCGTGGAGTCGGACGCTTCAGTGCCTCGACAGGATTCTTCAACTTTTGTGTCAGCGAGCGGGGGAAGTCTATTGGACGGCCTGAGGCGCAACCAAAGCCTCCCTGCCATGATTGGCGCCCGAGCGGGGAAGTCGGCCAGTATCCCaacacctcctcctcaccccACAACTCTGGCCCTGCCTCCACCGTCCTGGGGGAACCTCAAAGAACGCAGACGGCACCTTGGTTCCCTCTCACATGCCTCGTCCAGTTCGGCGAAACGCTGA
- the trak2 gene encoding trafficking kinesin-binding protein 2 isoform X6, translated as MPVLNIHNEEVYDDFAVEVLSGDRVEQMTKTYNDVEVVTHLLAERDRDLELAARIGQSLLQRNHLLQERNEALEEQLAQTLDQVHQVQHELSKKDELLRMVSSATEESETDSSASTPLRQPPLPGSTTATAALSQLESLHGKLQDLEEENLMLRSEACQLKRDTICFEEKEQQLVSDCVKELRESNGQMVSLTEELSQKNEELLRHQEEIAQLLSQIVELQHRVKELALEKEELRIHLQASKDAQRQLTAELDELADRNAECLEMLHESQEVIRELRNKNNPSAGMRRHLSYGLSSYPMDSLAAEIEGTMRRELSVEEESTFKDQRVSQKRVFQTVRSINASASTSRPASATPPIPGSGQSSLVMTAQPFQSNQRYVQNNLASCSALTFFSNFLIYLCLFFAREEVRLGQPGCPGGNDLNRALHRLSLRRQNFLCERQFFQAEREKKLHALAGAEADGGEGSGYSSPMGSVHSSFSNLSELSFGSCIFKTFLPEKLQIVKPMEGSLTLHHWQQLAQPHLATILDPHPGVVTKGFCPLAQDAVYRLSDMEEDVEEEEEEEELRRISDVEKGAAEQGKEDEDEEEEEGGITFKVHCSSTPEERRDRKQPVSPLPVLPVSPTLTTSPRTPASSPSTRSDLCLTPASCPITEKSSQSAQPIPVACTAVVQSQIITSTSTTTSSSVHHPGKCQSSTFSTYTFTTCRILHPSDVTQVTTSSQSSIMANTPSSMRTGPSTPVTPCRLSLGDSFPPRRAPAAPCGLAKLVLERGISAQISTDTPPPSPKPTARQPLFRLLPSTPPNSPSHSPTPSPVPTESRQHSADNFLASRPAELFLQDVYGLNLGRAPHPDLPSPNQEIPVHAPPPKPGRARPDPGNVGLVERLRRLGFTKVLQGVESDASVPRQDSSTFVSASGGSLLDGLRRNQSLPAMIGARAGKSASIPTPPPHPTTLALPPPSWGNLKERRRHLGSLSHASSSSAKR; from the exons ATGCCGGTTTTAAACATCCACAATGAGGAGGTTTACGACGACTTCGCGGTGGAAG TTCTTAGCGGGGACCGCGTGGAGCAGATGACCAAGACGTACAATGACGTTGAAGTGGTCACACACCTTTTGGCTGAG CGGGACAGAGACTTGGAACTGGCAGCTAGGATTGGTCAGTCCCTGCTGCAAAGGAACCACCTGCTGCAGGAACGCAACGAGGCCTTAGAGGAACAGCTGGCACAAACCCTGGACCAG GTTCATCAGGTGCAGCATGAGCTCAGTAAGAAGGACGAGTTACTGCGGATGGTGTCCAGCGCCACGGAGGAGAGCGAGACCGACTCCAGTGCCTCCACGCCCCTGCGGCAGCCTCCGCTGCCAGGGTCAACCACCGCCACCGCAGCACTCAGCCAGCTGGAGTCTCTGCACGGCAAGTTGCAGGATCTGGAGGAGGAGAACCTGATGTTGAGGTCTGAG GCATGTCAACTCAAGAGAGACACCATATGCTTTGAAGAGAAGGAGCAGCAGCTCGTAAGCGACTGTGTCAAGGAGCTCC gtgaGTCCAACGGCCAGATGGTTTCTCTGACGGAAGAATTGTCTCAGAAGAACGAGGAGCTGCTCAGACACCAGGAGGAAATCGCTCAGCTGCTCTCCCAGATAGTAGAGCTGCAACACAGAGTGAAAGAg CTGGCTCTGGagaaggaggagctgaggatccACCTGCAGGCCTCCAAAGATGCTCAGAGACAGCTCACAGCAGAG CTGGACGAGTTGGCCGACAGGAATGCCGAGTGTTTGGAGATGCTCCATGAATCCCAGGAGGTGATCAGAGAGCTGCGCAATAAAAACAATCCCTCTGCCGGCATGCGGAGGCACCTCTCCTACGGCCTCTCCTCCTACCCCatg gactCCTTAGCTGCAGAGATCGAGGGCACCATGAGAAGAGAGCTGAGTGTTGAGGAGGAGAGCACCTTTAAGGACCAAAG AGTATCTCAGAAACGAGTTTTCCAAACAGTCCGCTCCATCAACGCCTCGGCCTCAACATCACGTCCAGCTTCAGCCACGCCTCCTATCCCGGGCTCAGGTCAGAGCTCCCTGGTGATGACCGCCCAGCCTTTCCAGTCCAATCAGAGGTACGTTCAAAACAACCTTGCTTCATGTTCTGCACTTACATTTTTCAGcaattttttgatttatttatgtcttttttttgcaaggGAGGAGGTGCGACTGGGGCAGCCGGGCTGTCCAGGTGGGAACGACCTCAACAGAGCGCTGCATCGCCTGTCCCTGCGGCGGCAGAACTTCCTGTGCGAGCGTCAGTTTTTCCAGGCGGAGCGCGAGAAGAAGCTGCATGCGCTGGCGGGAGCGGAGGCGGACGGCGGAGAGGGCAGCGGTTACAGCTCGCCGATGGGCAGCGTGCACTCCTCGTTCTCCAACCTGTCCGAGCTCTCGTTCGGCTCCTGCATTTTCAAAACCTTCCTGCCCGAGAAGCTTCAGATCGTCAAACCCATGGAAG GTTCACTGACGCTTCATCACTGGCAGCAGCTAGCCCAACCACACCTTGCCACCATCTTGGACCCCCACCCTGGAGTGGTGACCAAGGGTTTCTGCCCGTTGGCTCAGGATGCAGTCTACCGCCTGTCTGACATGGAGGAGgacgtggaggaggaggaggaggaggaggagctcagaAGGATCAGCGATGTGGAGAAGGGGGCGGCTGAGCAGGGAAAGgaagatgaggacgaggaggaggaggaaggcggGATCACCTTTAAGGTGCACTGTTCTTCAACGccggaggagaggagagacaggaagcagccGGTGTCACCTCTACCCGTCCTGCCTGTCTCCCCAACCCTGACGACATCACCTCGAACACCCGCCTCTTCCCCCTCCACCAGATCAGACCTCTGCCTCACCCCTGCATCCTGTCCTATAACTGAGAAATCCAGCCAATCAGCTCAGCCCATTCCAGTAGCCTGCACAGCCGTGGTCCAATCACAAATTATCACCTCAACATCTACAACAACGTCTTCCTCTG TCCACCATCCAGGGAAGTGTCAGAGCTCCACCTTCTCCACCTACACCTTTACAACCTGTCGCATCCTGCACCCTAGTGATGTCACACAAGTCACCACCAG TTCTCAGTCGTCCATCATGGCCAACACACCCAGCTCCATGAGAACAGGTCCCAGCACCCCTGTGACGCCTTGCAGACTGAGCCTGGGCGACTCCTTCCCCCCTCGTCGGGCTCCTGCCGCCCCATGCGGTCTGGCCAAGCTGGTCCTGGAGAGAGGCATTTCTGCACAAATCTCCACCGAcactcctcctccatcccccaAACCCACAGCGCGGCAGCCTCTCTTCCGCCTCCTCCCGAGCACGCCCCCTAACTCGCCTTCCCACTCACCCACTCCCTCCCCGGTGCCCACAGAGTCCCGCCAGCACTCAGCTGATAACTTCTTAGCCTCGCGGCCCGCTGAGCTTTTTCTCCAGGACGTTTACGGGTTAAATCTCGGTCGCGCTCCACACCCTGACCTACCGAGCCCGAACCAGGAAATCCCAGTCCATGCCCCGCCCCCTAAGCCAGGCCGAGCGAGGCCTGACCCAGGCAATGTCGGCCTTGTGGAGAGGCTGCGACGACTCGGCTTCACCAAGGTTCTCCAGGGCGTGGAGTCGGACGCTTCAGTGCCTCGACAGGATTCTTCAACTTTTGTGTCAGCGAGCGGGGGAAGTCTATTGGACGGCCTGAGGCGCAACCAAAGCCTCCCTGCCATGATTGGCGCCCGAGCGGGGAAGTCGGCCAGTATCCCaacacctcctcctcaccccACAACTCTGGCCCTGCCTCCACCGTCCTGGGGGAACCTCAAAGAACGCAGACGGCACCTTGGTTCCCTCTCACATGCCTCGTCCAGTTCGGCGAAACGCTGA
- the trak2 gene encoding trafficking kinesin-binding protein 2 isoform X5, with protein MLFSSNRCEWEQCSAGDTHSVLSGDRVEQMTKTYNDVEVVTHLLAERDRDLELAARIGQSLLQRNHLLQERNEALEEQLAQTLDQVHQVQHELSKKDELLRMVSSATEESETDSSASTPLRQPPLPGSTTATAALSQLESLHGKLQDLEEENLMLRSEACQLKRDTICFEEKEQQLVSDCVKELRESNGQMVSLTEELSQKNEELLRHQEEIAQLLSQIVELQHRVKELALEKEELRIHLQASKDAQRQLTAELDELADRNAECLEMLHESQEVIRELRNKNNPSAGMRRHLSYGLSSYPMDSLAAEIEGTMRRELSVEEESTFKDQRVSQKRVFQTVRSINASASTSRPASATPPIPGSGQSSLVMTAQPFQSNQRYVQNNLASCSALTFFSNFLIYLCLFFAREEVRLGQPGCPGGNDLNRALHRLSLRRQNFLCERQFFQAEREKKLHALAGAEADGGEGSGYSSPMGSVHSSFSNLSELSFGSCIFKTFLPEKLQIVKPMEGSLTLHHWQQLAQPHLATILDPHPGVVTKGFCPLAQDAVYRLSDMEEDVEEEEEEEELRRISDVEKGAAEQGKEDEDEEEEEGGITFKVHCSSTPEERRDRKQPVSPLPVLPVSPTLTTSPRTPASSPSTRSDLCLTPASCPITEKSSQSAQPIPVACTAVVQSQIITSTSTTTSSSVHHPGKCQSSTFSTYTFTTCRILHPSDVTQVTTSSQSSIMANTPSSMRTGPSTPVTPCRLSLGDSFPPRRAPAAPCGLAKLVLERGISAQISTDTPPPSPKPTARQPLFRLLPSTPPNSPSHSPTPSPVPTESRQHSADNFLASRPAELFLQDVYGLNLGRAPHPDLPSPNQEIPVHAPPPKPGRARPDPGNVGLVERLRRLGFTKVLQGVESDASVPRQDSSTFVSASGGSLLDGLRRNQSLPAMIGARAGKSASIPTPPPHPTTLALPPPSWGNLKERRRHLGSLSHASSSSAKR; from the exons ATGCTATTCTCTTCAAACAGGTGCGAGTGGGAGCAGTGCAGCGCTGGTGACACCCACTCAG TTCTTAGCGGGGACCGCGTGGAGCAGATGACCAAGACGTACAATGACGTTGAAGTGGTCACACACCTTTTGGCTGAG CGGGACAGAGACTTGGAACTGGCAGCTAGGATTGGTCAGTCCCTGCTGCAAAGGAACCACCTGCTGCAGGAACGCAACGAGGCCTTAGAGGAACAGCTGGCACAAACCCTGGACCAG GTTCATCAGGTGCAGCATGAGCTCAGTAAGAAGGACGAGTTACTGCGGATGGTGTCCAGCGCCACGGAGGAGAGCGAGACCGACTCCAGTGCCTCCACGCCCCTGCGGCAGCCTCCGCTGCCAGGGTCAACCACCGCCACCGCAGCACTCAGCCAGCTGGAGTCTCTGCACGGCAAGTTGCAGGATCTGGAGGAGGAGAACCTGATGTTGAGGTCTGAG GCATGTCAACTCAAGAGAGACACCATATGCTTTGAAGAGAAGGAGCAGCAGCTCGTAAGCGACTGTGTCAAGGAGCTCC gtgaGTCCAACGGCCAGATGGTTTCTCTGACGGAAGAATTGTCTCAGAAGAACGAGGAGCTGCTCAGACACCAGGAGGAAATCGCTCAGCTGCTCTCCCAGATAGTAGAGCTGCAACACAGAGTGAAAGAg CTGGCTCTGGagaaggaggagctgaggatccACCTGCAGGCCTCCAAAGATGCTCAGAGACAGCTCACAGCAGAG CTGGACGAGTTGGCCGACAGGAATGCCGAGTGTTTGGAGATGCTCCATGAATCCCAGGAGGTGATCAGAGAGCTGCGCAATAAAAACAATCCCTCTGCCGGCATGCGGAGGCACCTCTCCTACGGCCTCTCCTCCTACCCCatg gactCCTTAGCTGCAGAGATCGAGGGCACCATGAGAAGAGAGCTGAGTGTTGAGGAGGAGAGCACCTTTAAGGACCAAAG AGTATCTCAGAAACGAGTTTTCCAAACAGTCCGCTCCATCAACGCCTCGGCCTCAACATCACGTCCAGCTTCAGCCACGCCTCCTATCCCGGGCTCAGGTCAGAGCTCCCTGGTGATGACCGCCCAGCCTTTCCAGTCCAATCAGAGGTACGTTCAAAACAACCTTGCTTCATGTTCTGCACTTACATTTTTCAGcaattttttgatttatttatgtcttttttttgcaaggGAGGAGGTGCGACTGGGGCAGCCGGGCTGTCCAGGTGGGAACGACCTCAACAGAGCGCTGCATCGCCTGTCCCTGCGGCGGCAGAACTTCCTGTGCGAGCGTCAGTTTTTCCAGGCGGAGCGCGAGAAGAAGCTGCATGCGCTGGCGGGAGCGGAGGCGGACGGCGGAGAGGGCAGCGGTTACAGCTCGCCGATGGGCAGCGTGCACTCCTCGTTCTCCAACCTGTCCGAGCTCTCGTTCGGCTCCTGCATTTTCAAAACCTTCCTGCCCGAGAAGCTTCAGATCGTCAAACCCATGGAAG GTTCACTGACGCTTCATCACTGGCAGCAGCTAGCCCAACCACACCTTGCCACCATCTTGGACCCCCACCCTGGAGTGGTGACCAAGGGTTTCTGCCCGTTGGCTCAGGATGCAGTCTACCGCCTGTCTGACATGGAGGAGgacgtggaggaggaggaggaggaggaggagctcagaAGGATCAGCGATGTGGAGAAGGGGGCGGCTGAGCAGGGAAAGgaagatgaggacgaggaggaggaggaaggcggGATCACCTTTAAGGTGCACTGTTCTTCAACGccggaggagaggagagacaggaagcagccGGTGTCACCTCTACCCGTCCTGCCTGTCTCCCCAACCCTGACGACATCACCTCGAACACCCGCCTCTTCCCCCTCCACCAGATCAGACCTCTGCCTCACCCCTGCATCCTGTCCTATAACTGAGAAATCCAGCCAATCAGCTCAGCCCATTCCAGTAGCCTGCACAGCCGTGGTCCAATCACAAATTATCACCTCAACATCTACAACAACGTCTTCCTCTG TCCACCATCCAGGGAAGTGTCAGAGCTCCACCTTCTCCACCTACACCTTTACAACCTGTCGCATCCTGCACCCTAGTGATGTCACACAAGTCACCACCAG TTCTCAGTCGTCCATCATGGCCAACACACCCAGCTCCATGAGAACAGGTCCCAGCACCCCTGTGACGCCTTGCAGACTGAGCCTGGGCGACTCCTTCCCCCCTCGTCGGGCTCCTGCCGCCCCATGCGGTCTGGCCAAGCTGGTCCTGGAGAGAGGCATTTCTGCACAAATCTCCACCGAcactcctcctccatcccccaAACCCACAGCGCGGCAGCCTCTCTTCCGCCTCCTCCCGAGCACGCCCCCTAACTCGCCTTCCCACTCACCCACTCCCTCCCCGGTGCCCACAGAGTCCCGCCAGCACTCAGCTGATAACTTCTTAGCCTCGCGGCCCGCTGAGCTTTTTCTCCAGGACGTTTACGGGTTAAATCTCGGTCGCGCTCCACACCCTGACCTACCGAGCCCGAACCAGGAAATCCCAGTCCATGCCCCGCCCCCTAAGCCAGGCCGAGCGAGGCCTGACCCAGGCAATGTCGGCCTTGTGGAGAGGCTGCGACGACTCGGCTTCACCAAGGTTCTCCAGGGCGTGGAGTCGGACGCTTCAGTGCCTCGACAGGATTCTTCAACTTTTGTGTCAGCGAGCGGGGGAAGTCTATTGGACGGCCTGAGGCGCAACCAAAGCCTCCCTGCCATGATTGGCGCCCGAGCGGGGAAGTCGGCCAGTATCCCaacacctcctcctcaccccACAACTCTGGCCCTGCCTCCACCGTCCTGGGGGAACCTCAAAGAACGCAGACGGCACCTTGGTTCCCTCTCACATGCCTCGTCCAGTTCGGCGAAACGCTGA